TTCCTTACTGAGTATTCTCTGTTCTCTTGGAACTGTCTGTGCAAACTTTAGTCacatttttcactgctgctttcaaTAAGCTATGCCTACTGTCTACTCATCAGGAAGCTGAAGtgaggggagaaggaaagaaaacttacCTTGGATGTACAAATAAGTTTCTTTCAAGTGGCAGTCTATGTAAGGGGGGGGTAATAAACTCTCCAGGCAGCAGGTATAAGTGTCGATGTGCTTTCTGTCCAGATTTGTCAGAATGAAGGTGGTGCTGGTATTTGAATGCTCTGCCTGGCAGTAGGTAACATTACTCTCTGGGACAGCTTTATTCTTACTCACATGGAGCGCACAGATTGCCTTCCTTTCATGCCCTTTGAGGAGGGTCATGCTGAACTCACTCACATTTTTGGGGTTTTGGAATATTAACTTGAAGtttccattttcaaattttactATCCCCTGGGGGTCCGAGACCTGAAGCTTATCTGAAAATATGAGAACAGTTAAGTGCAATCACtcaaacagcaacaaagaaatTCTCAAAGATGTTAAGAAActcattaaaacaaagcaagtgaACCATATGATAGGAGCTTAACAATCAGAACTCAGAACAATCTGGCTTTGCAAAGCAGCCCATATCATGAGATGCTAGTGCATCATTCAGGTTATGTCATACactactgagaaaataaatgagattaaCAGCTggactgctgtgtgctgcaaaGCTGGACAGGCACTGGGTCAATGACTTATTTGATAATGTTTAAAGGTctcctttgaccaaagaatgTGTGGTCATATAATCCCTACCTCAGTCTTGTCGTATTTGTAGATAAAACAAGAcaagatgaagatgatgataATGTTTTCTGATTTAGGGTTTGTAATCAGAACCCTAATGCTGTAGCTGAAAACGTGAAATAAGATTTGAACCCCAAAATTCTACATATGATGCTTTGACCACAAGATTTTCCTTTTGAGATACTGGTTTGAGACATGCCATAAGGTTTAAGCACATTTTCTTAGATAGCTATATGAGCTTTATCACCAACATGATGAGAGAAGTAGAGAACAAATATGACTGTGTACATACATTCACACACAATTCAAAAATCATATTTGACCTTCTCCAAAACATTGTCAAAAAACATTGACAGATGTTGTACAACTCTCTAATTCTGGACAATGTTTCTAATTTGATTtccttggagaagaaaaaatgaactaaTTGAGGACCTCTTGGTATCTCACTTTTGTAAAGCCAACAATCAGTAGCATAGGAatactgtcagaaaaaaaaagttgaagtgtgctattaaaaaaaaggacaatCTACTTCTTTGAGGGCAGTATTTTCTGATCTAGAAAGGCACTGAAACCATAAACGAAATTATGCAAGTGTCTTACCTATATTTTTGCACAATCTTGATGAGCATGTATCAGCtcctgaaaaatacaaaattgttGCCTTCTTAAAATTCAAGAAGAGAGATGCAGGAACAAAGGCTGAGCCATTCAATATTAAGATGCCAAAGTTATATTCTAGTGTTCGTACCTGTGTCATAAGCCTATCTGATCTTGTCTCAGTGCTACTTTGTAAAATCCCATGGTACAATAAAAGCTCCAAGTGTAAAAATTAgtgtagaaaaaaatgagttgACAGGAATTAATATTGACAACATATGTAACACTTAGAAATCCATAAAACACTTCTGTAGAAACAATAGGTGTACTTAATAAATCATAACTGAGATGAGAGTAAAATCTCCCCAAAGATACTGAGGAAATCCACCCAAAATTAAAAAGcatactgttgttttttctcacaAATCCAGCGTTGCCAATAAGCTTACATTATACTTTGATCCCAGACCTTAGAGACTTCCCACTTCATtgaatgttttttctgtttccccTGCACCTCAGCACTGCATCAAAACATCTTGTGGCACATGCTGGATGAATACCTATTTGGAAGGTGCTACAAGATAAACAGCAAGAAAGTATCCAAGCAGTGCATAGAGCTTCGTtcttttttcaacagaaaatttaCTTCATTCATGATTATCAAGCTGCATTCAGTCCATCATGATTAGGCATGGCACACTTTTAATAATTATTCTGGACTTTTTTGAGTTTCTGCCTGCATCACCATCCATCATGGAAACACTGAGAATTTCCTTTCTGCATCGGTGACATGTACTACTTTGAAATACTTTGTATGTCAGTAGCAGGCATAGCAGAGCCTAGCAGTGTTTCATTTAGACTTTTTCACAATGCTGTAAAATTAGAGGTTTGTGTCATACACAGACAGGTGTAAAGTTATGAAACTTATATCTGCTTTTCCTGTCTTCTGGTTGTTTACGTTCTTAAGAAGTTGCTTAGATTGGAATACACTCTACATTAGGATTTTATCATGCTAAGGAAATAGTGGGCAAATATTTGCATATAAAGATGTGATACAACATCATATTCTTGTTACTGCTACATGGTAGTCTAGGTCCACACAGAAGCATTTTACTGCTGTACTGGGTATTGCACTGGTTGCACAGCATAAATAATCCTTTTCCCAGGACACCTATAATCTAAGACATCCAGCCTGCATATGCACAGGGACAGAAGATTACTGTCATTCATGTACTGTCATATGTTCTCAGTTCTCTTTCTGAACTGGGATAATCCTTTAGTGTCTgtgcttttttctgctttgaattcTTGCTTCCCGATTATCACCACTGGCGAGGACATTGCAAAGAATggttgtttaaaatatttttattatgatgCAAAGATAATGGACTTCTGGAAGATGCTTTTTGGTGCGCAGTTGGAAAGCAATACAAACTGTTATCCCTTTTTgattgtttctctcttttcccagtTATCACTTTCTTCCCTGGCCCACTGTGCACAGCCAGCGACCCTGTGCCAAACAGCAACAGTTCCAATATCTGTACCTCTTTCAGGACTTAAATGTGTGATAACAGACAAGGTAACTTGTACTGCTAGTGTGAAGATAAGATGGAAAAAGCACACAACTTGTCAAACAACACTGAAACATAGGCCTAAACGCAATAAAGTCCCAGATACAGACTGTTTAAGCCCTCAGAGTAGTGTACAGCCTGACAAGCTGGGAGCAAAGGTCAAAGAAGGAAACGGCTCTCAGTGACTTGTATATTGAGtagtgaaagaaaacagctgctaCGAGAACAACATTTGAAATGAAGGTGTTTTAAAACACTGTGTAGTTTCAGTGTACTGTAGTTTGATAAcatatacttttaaaattagGTCCAATAGCAGACTAATTATTTAggcacagaaagaaagcaggaagtGGATTGATACAGCAGAAGCTGAGAGCGTGGTGTGTGTGTAAGCTGGCCAGATACCACTGTTGGCTGAGGCTTCTGCGTTTACCAATGCTAGAGgagaaggagatggagagggagaaggagagagagagttgagagggagagggagagagaagcagaggcAGAGGGAGCAGGTGCTGACCCAGGGCCAGGCAGTTAGAGTCCAGCAGTACCACAGGCCCCCAACTACTCTGCTCACAGCAACAGCTTGGAATTTCATTCCTCTGATTGCCTCTGAGAACACTTTAATTCTGCTGTTGGCTAAAGAAATTGCCCTTTCATACTGGGTGGTTTGAAATCTTTGTTAGAGATTGTGgttttaatctttgtttttaatggaaaaggGCAGGGAGAGGTGAGTTCATGTACCTTGCAGCAAGCTGAAAGATCATCTTGCATCCTCTCAGGCCCAGAAGCTGTAACTGGCTATTTTCAAGAAAGTCTCAATAATGTATTTCTGTGATTGAGCATTCTGGAAAATGCAATTAGTATTCTTCTGAAACAACTGACCATACAGAGGAGTGTATTTAGCATAGTATGAAGgcagcacattttaaaatgagattagCAGTGCCTGagattaaaatacaaaattatctACATGGATAAACACAATGAGTGAGGTTTAATATGAATTTCCAGCTCGCTAGCTATTCTGCATCAGTCTTGATGTGAATTCTCTCACTCTCTGCATACTAAAATGTAGCTTATTCCCCCTCCCCACAGCTGAAACTCTCATTCTCCTGTGCTCATTTATAGCGGTTCATTCCTAGGGTAATCCTGTGGACCCTGTGGGTAATGGCCAGACACATTTGCAATGTCATTTGTCAAGCCACTATCGCAGTAAATGTACATTTAGGGGAATGGAGGATAGGACATGGAGGTTAAAATGTACAGTAACATTGAAGGATTTACTCATAACACCccccaaatatatatataaaaaaaaaaaggtgaataAAATACTACATCATGTTATGgttgaaaatgaacaaaaaaacatcactgCAGTAGTAAAACTACTTGCATttgtccatttatttttcataaaacaacGGATTCAATTGTAATACAAGGAGTGTCTTAGCTTCAGCTAGgatgaaattgttttcttcagagtgtttGGTACGGCACTATGTTTTTAATTCTGgtagaaaaacaaagttgttAACACACCGGTGTTCATAGCTGCTGCTAAGCATTGCTGTACAGAGCAGAGAATGCTGTACATTCTCAGAGAAGGGTCCAAGGAGTTGGGAgagaacagaattaggacagttGGCTCAAGCTgtccaaagggatattccataccgTATGACATCGTGCAGAAGGAATTCTGAAGGAGGTGGAAGTTCATCTGGTTCTCTTCCACTGCTCAAGGGGCTAGCTGGGCATCGGTCAGGTGGTGGTGACAATCACTTGTGCATCATTTGTTATATGCAGTCACACATAGGTATGTAGGcataactattatccttttccttttctctatcttagtaattagttttatctcaactcatgagttctacctttttttccctgattcTCCCTCCAATCTCACtgggaagggggaggggagCAAGCGAACGactgtggtgctgagccacctgcagGGTTAAACCTCAACAAGGAATTTGAgataagaagaaacaaaactttcatTGATATTATAGAAGTGTCACACTGGTCTTGTGTAGAGCTGTTCCTAGCTTACCTCATGTAAAGCAGATCATGTGGTCAAGTGAATCCAGAGGATGAACATGTATATGAGATTAATGTCTTGTTACATTAAACTATGAAAGTGTGTGCATATGTGCGTATGCACCCACATATACACTTGCATATACATAGTATATGCATACTTACAGTCATGTAAATTTCTATAAGAGGTTACCTGGATAACAGATATGTCCATCTCATTTGCTTTAATAGACTTACTTACTTTAATCTTTACTGCAGTGGAAAATACTTTGGCAGAAGCTTTGAAATTTCTGTGGTAATGGTGCTTGGACACATAAGCCACTGAAAGGcaggttattttcattttaatgggACTGCAACTTTGAGCTTTCTCATTGCTCTTTGGCAGACCCAATGCTATTTGCAAATATCAAGATCCACTGTACATTTTGGTCGTAatagattaattttaaaacatgaattttaGGGTAGGAGAATAGAATAGAGTATTCTTTCTTGGTTTacttgcattttgttttacCTGCCCCAGCTTTCAGAAAGCTAATTATCTGATTAAAAGAACAAGCATAATTTCACTTGAATGTGTTTGCCTCTGAAAATGATCAAGTATGGTGCAGACTCAGCTTTCAAAACAAGCACTTCTGCTATGTTAATGCTAAACACATAATGAAACTGCACGCTgtttttacagttttgtttatattgtttgtatattgttttatttaagcAGCTATAGTTTTTTAACCTTTCAAGGAAAGATAACACTGTCAATTCAGTGTAATCAGTCATTAACCTGAAATTAACATGCTCCTATCATTTGAGAATCAGAGATTAAGAGAGGAAAGCAGTGCTTCTGGGCAAAACTAGTAGCAGCCAAAATTACTCAAAGAAACTATcgcttgaattatttttatggtGTAAGATCTGTTGTGAAATATGGAAGCAGTTATAAAATATACCGCCAGCACAGGAGCCATTGCTGGTGCTATTTCAGACACCCTTCTGGGAAATGACCATTGTTTCCTCCTGACAGCCAAAGATCTGTGGGTAAACAGTGATAATGCTTTGCAAATGTTGGCCTGCAAAAGCTCACGTACAGCATTTCAGAGCCCAGAGCCTCATGTGCTGTGGAATCCTACAGCTCCATATTCTGAAATCCTGATGCCAGTGTTCATCTATGTAAGAGACTTCATGCTCTTACTATTTCTTGATCACAGTTGGGTTACCAaattacatatacatatatgcactTATATATCACCTTCTGTGAGCTATTTAcattgaaataaaaatccacaGATCAGAAGTAAAGCTTGCTAAAAACTACACAAATAAACACCCTCAGTTACTCTGTTTTTACTCCCAAAAATCTGCCACAATTCCAGAACGCTAACTCACTCCCTAAATGAGGGGATAGTGCTAATGTGTATTACACCAACTCATGTTTTACAGTTCTCTTCTTTTTgcaaataacaataataattagTACTTGTTATACCAAAAGCactgtaaggaaaaaatgtgaGAAATACCACTCCTCACATTTGGAAGAGATTGGAAACAATCTCTTTCTCCTGCCATCTCCTCTTACTAGGCCCTGCCCCAAGTTATATGCTCTGTGTtggaaggaagacagaaagggGAAAACGCCGGTATCAGGTAGAAAATTATTTCACCCTTAGAATTGCAGCCTATTTCTTCCTACAGGAAATTTCATTGTAGGTGGCTCCAACCACGTGTAGAAGAGTGCTGGTGAAGAACAGCTGCTAAATTGACTACCTGAGAAATTGAGAGGATGTTTTAGTTGGTAGATTTCAAGATAATtttttggagagaagaaaacacaacagcttGTGTCCCTTTAGAGATACTTGCCACAATCTTCCTTCCCTATGAATTAAcccaatttttttattttttatagcaCGTATAATACCATGCTGGCCATGATATATGTAGGTTTCAGAGAGGCCACAGATAAATGTGATCTCTGGTATTTTACTTTGTATAGCTGTGATAAAACACTGAACTTTGCAAAATGCGAACATCAATGCAACATTGCAACATCTATGTTTATAGATGGACGAGATCAACACCGTCACCCTGCCCCTTAAACACAGCCTTGGAAGATCTACACCTCCTTTTAAGTCATTCCACATTTCAAGCCTGCATCAGAATGATCTCATCCACTCTTGCATACAGGAGACATTTTTCACAGTACAAAAATTCCCTGCCCGAGCATGACCTCAATTAATATCAATAACTTAGCTTTTGTTATTAAGCTATTTGTTGTAAGCAGTTTGCTACTGTAAGACTTTGTGCCCAGCAATGGAAGCTGGCTAGAGCATACGGTCTAAACAGCTAGAGGATAACACTGAGCAGAAGAGCTAAAGAATACGAACAATGCAAACTTGTACTTTGTTTCAGCCTAAACGCCCTGTGCTAGCAAGAATTCTATTCCTACCAGCTCTAGCGATCTTAAAGTTGAGAGCAGACTTTTTGCAGCTGTTTCCCTTAATTATTGTAATTTCTCCAACCCCTTGCTATCACATCTCATTTACTCTCTCCCTTCACTTGGTAGGTTATATTCCGTAGAAACATCACTACAAGGAGAATAATCCAAAATACTACTTACCACACAAGGCTTCaaactgaaagcagaagagatagAAAGTTACTGCAACTGACTTCATGCTTGCCTGACACAGAGGCATCAGCTTTCTGTCTGCTGTGAACATGGAGAAGAATTCATGGGTAGAAAAGGAAGTGGTTTGTGGGCAATGGGGGAAATTATATGATAATCAGAAGGACCTTTTTATTTAACCCCTGACTACGTTACAGCTATGTCAGCATTAGCTGTCGCCCACACCTGTGGAGTtcactgcttattttttttcctacctcaTGGCTTGCTGTCACAGACAGGAAGATGAAAGATATTCTTACATTACCTTTGATGTCCACTTCCGCAAATGTTACTTCTGGTTAAATCTGTCACGATAGATGTTGCTGTCACCACCAGCACACTTCCTGCAGATAGCCATTGATCAGAGATTTCTACCTTAAGTTAGCTTACagtatgtgtgtgttttcttgctGCTGGTGGCCAGGCTTCTCCCACCAAAGCTGGTGGTACTGCTCCGTGTAGTACCTGATATCCAGTAGGGCAGGAGGCTCCTCCTGGTCCCGGTCCTGGAATTTGGTGGAAGAACAGAGCTGGGTCACAAGAAGGATTCATTCATCCCTGTGTCATCTTGGAGGCTCACTCGTGTCAGACTTCCACCCTGAAGTTCTGGCTTGCTCTGTGCAGACATGAGAAACTTTTGAAAGAACTAACTCACTGCCCCAGGGCCTTAGGTCAGAagcttctctccctccctccctctgctTTTGTGCTACGCACTGTATTCTCACCTGTGATCCATCTGTATCCAGGAAATGCTTTAGGACTCTCTAGGATAAAATATTCTACAACTATTTAGAACTGGCTATTTATTATGTTTGTAATACTAATTTTAGGGCAGGTAACATGTTGGAAAAACAGTTTCTAAATGATGTTTAATAAATTAGATGCATTTAGCATTCCTGACTGTCATACATATGCTAGTAAACACAAAAGAGTAATTTGGTGCCTGAGGTTGGTGTCTTTGTAATGCTCATACAGGTCTTTGCAAATACCTGCAAATCTTCgtcttttcttaaatgaaaatcCGGGCTAAGTCAGAGTCAAGGCAGGATTTGATCTAAATTTTTAGCTTGAGTCTCTGAAACCAATCTCAAAAAATTCTAACTACAGGAAGTTTCTGCAGTATACTTTTAATTTTGAAGCTAAAGAGTAGCATCTGAAGGTTCAAAGCATGGTAAAACTAGAGAAAGATATATCTCACTCCTTAAATTTGCCAAGGAAGGTGCCAGGTAGGACCGCATTTCCTATCCCTGAAAACAACTTATGAGAAGTCCTAAAATAGCAGAGGACCCTTCTCCTGGGACAGGACTTTTACTGCCCCTCAAGTAAGCCTGAGGCAAGCAGCCAGACAGACTGATAATTAATGAAAAGAGCTTCCACTGATGCACAatgaagggaggaagagaaTAATGTGTGAAGTGCCTCCATCAGTAACTCTGGGGGAGCTTGCTGGCAATGTATCAAGACTGAATGCCACAAAGCATAGCACCGGCTGGGAGGGCCAGTAAAGGTGCAGATTAAAATATCCATTTGAGCAAAATTTTAgctattttttctgtaaaaacaaactttaaaacaaatcagGGTTGTTAGGATCCAAAAATATGATGCCTTTCTTCAAAATTTAACATTTTGCCaggaaaatcattttaatagtgatttttttaaaaaaaacaaaatgctgttctgGTGGAGCTCACTTC
Above is a genomic segment from Meleagris gallopavo isolate NT-WF06-2002-E0010 breed Aviagen turkey brand Nicholas breeding stock chromosome 7, Turkey_5.1, whole genome shotgun sequence containing:
- the ICOS gene encoding inducible T-cell costimulator, coding for MFTADRKLMPLCQASMKSVAVTFYLFCFQFEALCGADTCSSRLCKNIDKLQVSDPQGIVKFENGNFKLIFQNPKNVSEFSMTLLKGHERKAICALHVSKNKAVPESNVTYCQAEHSNTSTTFILTNLDRKHIDTYTCCLESLLPPPYIDCHLKETYLYIQDKEDCFSQGIMSWIIIGLIAFALISCVCCVIACSLRNKNQQCESSSHEYNSEYMPMAAVNAAKNQESEV